The Candida dubliniensis CD36 chromosome 5, complete sequence genome has a window encoding:
- a CDS encoding arginine N-methyltransferase, putative (Similar to S. cerevisiae RMT2) gives MSELHDLCKFPIRPIDQSYIEKLTQYLKDGIPATYTIEEAYNYINNINIEPTTTTTPLHLICQNAPIDITNDEQKIISQMVEKLFEYGAGWSFTDINNQTPGCILISRRQKIGNEKWMNDVYQQIIDAGVRAELLLRKVNEFEEVEFIDEEEEEEEEEIPQLVEDQQETKEEQQLQQQSGDIDDAPDAPSQNQQSYLNTKLEYINDALITKNDKDGVMMAWENDIMKLASDTITSNLDSDDNHDSELNILNIGFGMGIIDNMIQSKLKDHPNAKHYICEAHPDVLEKMKLDGWYNKSNVIILEGRWQDKLNELLSSSEQKVPVFFDGIYYDTFSEHYQDMLELFDIIVGLLKPNGIFSFFNGLGADRQIIYQVYKNLLIIDLENYGLNCQFKEIEIPIEKFWNESKDKSIWDDVKRSYWSCPIYYHPIIKFIDDI, from the coding sequence ATGTCTGAATTACATGATTTATGTAAATTTCCAATTCGGCCAATTGATCAATCTTATATTGAAAAGTTGACTCAATATCTTAAAGATGGAATTCCAGCAACTTATACTATTGAAGAAGcatataattatattaataatatcaatattgaaccaacaacaacgacaacTCCATTACATTTAATATGTCAAAATGCACCAATTGATATTACTAATgatgaacaaaaaataatttcccAAATGgtagaaaaattatttgaatatgGAGCAGGATGGAGTTTTActgatattaataatcaaacTCCTGGATGTATTTTAATTTCGAGAAGACAAAAAATAGGTAATGAAAAATGGATGAATGATGtatatcaacaaattattgatgCTGGAGTTAGAGCAGAATTGTTGTTAAGAAAAgtaaatgaatttgaagaagttgaatttattgatgaagaagaagaagaagaagaagaagaaattccTCAATTAGTGGAGGATCAACAAGAAACCaaagaagaacaacaactacaacaacaatctggtgatattgatgatgcaCCTGATGCACCATcacaaaatcaacaatcatatttaaatacaaaattagaatatattaatgatgCATTAATTActaaaaatgataaagatGGAGTAATGATGGCTTGGGAAAATGATATTATGAAATTAGCCAGTGATACCATAACTTCAAACCTTGACTCCGATGACAATCATGATTCagaattaaatattttaaatattgGATTTGGAATGGGGATAATTGATAACATGATTCAATCCAAACTTAAAGACCATCCTAATGCTAAACATTATATTTGTGAAGCTCATCCTGATGTATtagaaaaaatgaaattggatGGATGgtataataaatcaaatgtaATAATATTAGAAGGAAGATGGcaagataaattaaatgaattattgtCTTCATCAGAACAAAAAGTGCCAGTATTTTTTGATGGGATTTATTATGATACATTTCTGGAACATTATCAAGATATGttagaattatttgatattattgttggATTATTAAAACCCAATGggattttttcatttttcaatggatTAGGAGCTGATAGacaaattatttatcaagtttataaaaatttattaattattgatttagaaaattATGGATTAAATTGTcaatttaaagaaattgaaatccCCATAGAAAAATTTTGGAATGAATCAAAAGA